Proteins from a single region of Pseudomonas phenolilytica:
- a CDS encoding MerR family DNA-binding protein — MTYRDTGLSLDVIGALLQADGASAPVVLERHLQKVNEEIARLRQQQHVIAQLLGDAQAAKESFNDQGAVDCATRPHRIKRRRNTKMACGIREDVTRCASGFS; from the coding sequence ATGACCTATCGCGATACGGGGCTCTCGCTGGATGTCATCGGAGCGCTATTACAGGCCGATGGCGCATCTGCTCCTGTGGTGCTGGAACGTCACTTGCAGAAGGTCAACGAGGAAATCGCCAGACTCCGACAGCAACAACACGTCATCGCCCAATTGCTCGGCGACGCGCAGGCTGCGAAAGAGTCGTTCAATGACCAAGGAGCAGTGGATTGCGCTACTCGCCCCCACCGGATTAAACGAAGAAGGAATACAAAAATGGCATGCGGAATTCGAGAAGATGTCACCCGATGCGCATCAGGATTTTCTTGA
- the tsaA gene encoding tRNA (N6-threonylcarbamoyladenosine(37)-N6)-methyltransferase TrmO: MLHYVRPVGILHSCFKEKFAIPRQPQLAPAARGVLELLPPFDTGEAVAGLEQVSHVWLLFLFHQALEDKPRLRVRPPRLGGNRMMGVFATRATHRPNGIGQSVVKLEKVEANRLWLSGIDLLDGTPVIDIKPYVPYADALPDATNAMAAAPPPLLEVQWSEPGLAQARGEALRLGEPLVELIEQCLAQDPRPAYQKPDPERRYGTQFWDVQVRWHYPTPGTIRVVEVVRA; the protein is encoded by the coding sequence ATGCTGCATTACGTCCGCCCCGTCGGCATCCTGCACTCCTGCTTCAAGGAGAAGTTCGCCATCCCGCGCCAACCGCAGTTGGCACCAGCCGCACGCGGCGTGCTGGAGCTGCTGCCGCCGTTCGATACCGGCGAGGCGGTGGCCGGACTGGAGCAGGTCAGCCATGTCTGGCTGCTGTTCCTGTTCCATCAGGCGCTGGAGGACAAGCCGCGGCTCAGGGTGCGTCCGCCGCGCCTGGGCGGCAACCGCATGATGGGTGTGTTCGCCACCCGCGCGACGCATCGTCCCAACGGCATCGGCCAATCGGTGGTGAAACTCGAGAAGGTGGAGGCGAATCGGCTGTGGCTTTCCGGCATCGATCTGCTCGACGGCACGCCGGTGATCGATATCAAACCCTACGTGCCCTACGCCGATGCTCTGCCAGACGCCACGAATGCGATGGCGGCGGCACCGCCCCCGTTGCTCGAAGTGCAGTGGAGCGAGCCCGGGCTGGCTCAGGCCCGTGGCGAGGCGCTGCGCCTGGGCGAGCCCCTGGTGGAACTGATCGAACAGTGTCTGGCGCAGGACCCGCGCCCGGCGTACCAGAAGCCCGATCCGGAACGGCGCTACGGTACGCAGTTCTGGGACGTGCAAGTCCGCTGGCACTACCCCACGCCGGGCACAATCCGCGTGGTCGAGGTGGTTCGCGCCTAG
- the rimO gene encoding 30S ribosomal protein S12 methylthiotransferase RimO: protein MSNKVPSVGFVSLGCPKATVDSERILTQLRMEGYRIVPSYEDADVVVVNTCGFIDSAKAESLDAIGEAIAENGKVIVTGCMGVDENNIRGVHPSVLAVTGPQQYEQVVNAVHEVVPPSIEHDPFIDLVPPQGIKLTPRHYAYLKISEGCNHSCSFCIIPSMRGKLVSRPVGDVLSEAERLVKAGVKEILVISQDTSAYGVDLKYKLDFWDGQPVKTRMLELCEALGKMGVWVRLHYVYPYPNVDDVIPLMAAGKILPYLDIPFQHASPKVLKAMKRPAFEDKTLARIQKWREICPELTIRSTFIVGFPGETEEDFQYLLDWLTEAQLDRVGCFQYSPVDGAPAEDMGLEPVPDEIKQDRWDRFMAHQQAISAARLQLKVGREMDVLIDEVDEDGAIGRSWADAPEIDGMVYVDSEQPLQPGDKVRVRVTNADEYDLWAEVI from the coding sequence ATGTCGAATAAAGTTCCAAGCGTAGGGTTCGTGTCCCTCGGCTGCCCGAAAGCAACCGTTGACTCCGAGCGCATCCTCACCCAGCTGCGCATGGAGGGTTACCGGATCGTGCCGTCCTACGAGGATGCCGATGTGGTGGTGGTCAACACCTGCGGTTTCATCGACAGCGCCAAGGCCGAATCACTGGACGCCATCGGCGAGGCGATCGCCGAGAACGGCAAGGTGATCGTCACCGGCTGCATGGGCGTGGACGAGAACAACATCCGCGGCGTGCACCCCAGCGTGCTGGCCGTCACCGGCCCGCAGCAATACGAGCAGGTGGTCAACGCGGTGCATGAAGTGGTGCCGCCGAGCATCGAGCACGATCCCTTCATCGACCTCGTGCCGCCGCAGGGCATCAAGCTCACCCCGCGCCACTACGCCTATCTGAAGATTTCCGAAGGCTGCAACCACAGCTGCAGCTTCTGCATCATCCCCTCGATGCGCGGCAAGCTGGTCAGCCGCCCGGTCGGTGACGTGCTGTCCGAGGCCGAGCGGCTGGTCAAGGCTGGCGTGAAGGAGATTCTGGTGATCAGCCAGGACACCAGCGCCTACGGCGTGGACCTCAAGTACAAGCTCGACTTCTGGGACGGCCAGCCGGTCAAGACGCGCATGCTCGAACTGTGCGAAGCGCTGGGCAAGATGGGCGTATGGGTGCGCCTGCACTACGTCTACCCCTACCCCAACGTCGACGACGTGATCCCGCTGATGGCCGCCGGCAAGATCCTGCCGTACCTGGACATCCCCTTCCAGCACGCCAGCCCTAAGGTGCTCAAGGCCATGAAGCGCCCGGCCTTCGAGGACAAGACTCTGGCACGCATCCAGAAGTGGCGCGAGATCTGCCCCGAGCTGACCATCCGCTCCACCTTCATCGTCGGCTTCCCCGGCGAGACCGAAGAAGACTTCCAGTACCTGCTCGACTGGCTGACCGAAGCCCAGCTCGACCGCGTCGGCTGCTTCCAGTACTCACCGGTCGACGGCGCACCGGCCGAGGATATGGGCCTGGAGCCGGTGCCGGACGAGATCAAGCAGGACCGCTGGGACCGTTTCATGGCCCACCAGCAGGCCATCAGCGCAGCGCGCCTGCAGCTGAAAGTCGGCCGCGAGATGGACGTGCTGATCGACGAAGTGGACGAAGACGGCGCCATCGGCCGCTCCTGGGCCGACGCACCGGAAATCGACGGCATGGTCTACGTCGACAGCGAACAGCCGCTGCAGCCGGGCGACAAGGTCCGTGTACGCGTCACCAACGCCGACGAGTACGACCTCTGGGCCGAAGTGATCTGA
- a CDS encoding alanine/glycine:cation symporter family protein yields the protein METLNTLVNDINALVWGVPMLVLILGTGLFLMIYLKFMPWLNIPAGFALLWKGRHKDDDESGEISPFQALMTCLAATVGTGNIAGVATAIFLGGPGAVFWMWCTALVGMATKYCEVVLAVHYREKDERGEHVGGPMYAIKNGLGSRWAWMGGAFALFGGLAGFGIGNMVQVNSMADALQGSFGIPDWATGVATMVVTGMVILGGVRRIGKVAEMLVPFMCVGYVVASLTVLALNYQAIPGAFALIFDHAFNPAAATGGFAGAAVMAAIRFGVARGIFSNEAGLGTAGIAQAAGTTRCSVRSGLIGMLGTFIDTIIVCSMTALVILTTGVWTSGASGAALSSAAFETALPGVGQYVLALSLVVFSYTTILGWSYYGERCWEYLVGTKSILPFRVLWVVAIPFGAVAQLDFAWLVADTLNGLMAIPNLISLVLLSPVVVKLTREYFARRRMQAAVSFER from the coding sequence ATGGAAACCCTCAATACGTTGGTAAACGACATCAATGCCCTTGTCTGGGGCGTACCCATGCTGGTGCTGATCCTCGGCACCGGTCTGTTCCTGATGATCTATCTGAAATTCATGCCCTGGCTGAACATCCCGGCCGGCTTCGCCCTGCTCTGGAAAGGGCGCCACAAGGACGATGACGAATCCGGCGAGATCAGCCCGTTCCAGGCGCTGATGACCTGTCTGGCCGCTACCGTCGGCACTGGCAACATCGCGGGCGTGGCCACGGCGATCTTCCTCGGCGGCCCCGGCGCGGTGTTCTGGATGTGGTGTACGGCGCTGGTGGGCATGGCCACCAAATACTGCGAAGTGGTTCTGGCCGTGCATTACCGCGAGAAGGACGAGCGCGGCGAGCATGTCGGCGGGCCGATGTACGCCATCAAGAACGGCCTGGGCAGCCGGTGGGCCTGGATGGGCGGCGCCTTCGCGCTGTTCGGCGGCCTGGCAGGTTTCGGCATCGGCAACATGGTGCAGGTCAACAGCATGGCCGACGCGCTGCAGGGCTCGTTCGGCATTCCGGACTGGGCCACCGGCGTGGCGACCATGGTCGTCACCGGAATGGTGATCCTCGGCGGCGTCCGGCGCATCGGCAAGGTCGCCGAGATGCTGGTGCCGTTCATGTGCGTCGGCTACGTCGTCGCTTCGCTGACCGTGCTGGCACTGAACTATCAGGCCATCCCGGGCGCCTTCGCCCTGATCTTCGACCACGCCTTCAACCCGGCAGCGGCTACCGGCGGCTTCGCCGGCGCAGCGGTGATGGCGGCGATCCGCTTCGGTGTGGCGCGCGGCATTTTCTCCAACGAAGCGGGCCTGGGCACTGCCGGTATCGCGCAGGCTGCCGGCACCACCCGTTGCTCGGTGCGCTCGGGGCTGATCGGCATGCTGGGCACCTTCATCGACACCATCATCGTCTGCTCGATGACCGCACTGGTGATCCTCACCACCGGCGTCTGGACCAGCGGCGCCAGCGGTGCGGCACTGTCCAGCGCGGCCTTCGAGACCGCCTTGCCGGGCGTCGGCCAGTACGTACTGGCGCTGTCGCTGGTGGTGTTCAGCTACACCACCATCCTCGGCTGGAGCTACTACGGCGAACGCTGCTGGGAGTACCTGGTCGGCACCAAATCGATCCTGCCGTTCCGCGTGCTCTGGGTCGTGGCGATTCCCTTCGGCGCCGTCGCCCAGCTCGACTTCGCCTGGCTGGTCGCCGACACCCTCAATGGCCTGATGGCCATCCCCAACCTGATCTCGCTGGTGCTGCTCAGCCCGGTGGTGGTCAAGCTCACCCGTGAATATTTCGCCCGCCGCCGTATGCAGGCGGCCGTGTCCTTCGAGCGCTGA
- a CDS encoding HEPN domain-containing protein has product MPSSALQKFERNMLVDVDRIIESHGQLNHDGLGRRGLGHITRSGVLMLCAAWELYLEELLVESVRTLIRRADIPTQLPQHVQKEISKTVRESKHKLKPLELAGDGWKTVYDNHTTQTIQGLNTPKSTNIDPLFKRFVGIENLSNSWSIGEEALNAFVTARGDIAHRGRDAGYITIINLHEYRAQILRCVIDTDNAMADFIQRKSIGGSPWRRRAI; this is encoded by the coding sequence ATGCCGTCATCTGCCCTGCAAAAATTTGAACGCAACATGCTTGTGGACGTCGACAGGATTATTGAGAGCCATGGGCAACTCAATCACGACGGCTTAGGGCGCAGAGGTCTTGGCCATATCACTAGAAGTGGTGTCCTTATGCTTTGCGCAGCATGGGAGCTATATCTAGAGGAACTTTTGGTAGAGAGCGTGCGCACCTTGATTCGCCGCGCGGACATTCCTACCCAGTTACCACAACACGTTCAGAAAGAAATCTCAAAGACTGTCCGAGAGTCCAAACATAAACTCAAGCCACTTGAGCTGGCGGGCGACGGTTGGAAAACTGTTTACGACAACCACACCACTCAAACAATCCAAGGCTTAAACACACCAAAGAGCACAAATATTGACCCCTTGTTTAAGCGCTTCGTTGGAATCGAAAATTTATCAAATTCGTGGTCTATTGGCGAAGAAGCATTAAATGCATTCGTTACCGCCAGAGGTGACATTGCTCACCGGGGAAGGGATGCGGGATACATAACAATTATAAATCTCCATGAATACAGAGCCCAGATACTTCGATGTGTAATAGACACAGATAACGCAATGGCAGATTTCATTCAAAGAAAGTCCATCGGAGGGAGCCCATGGCGACGCCGTGCAATATAA
- the glyA gene encoding serine hydroxymethyltransferase, giving the protein MFHKNLTLTQYDPALAQAIAAEDRRQEDHIELIASENYTSPQVMQAQGSGLTNKYAEGYPGKRYYGGCEYVDVVEQLAIDRAKELFGADYANVQPHSGSSANSAVYLALLNAGDTLLGMSLAHGGHLTHGAKVSSSGKLYNAVQYGIDEQGLIDYDEVERLAVEHKPKMIVAGFSAYSRVLDFARFRAIADKVGAYLFVDMAHVAGLVAAGLYPNPVPFADVVTTTTHKTLRGPRGGLILAKKNEEIEKKLNSAVFPGAQGGPLMHVIAAKAVCFKEALEPGFRDYQAQVVQNARAMAEVFVGRGYDVVSGGTDNHLMLVSLIRQGLTGKAADAALGSAHITVNKNAVPNDPQSPFVTSGIRIGTPAVTTRGFGEGECRELAGWICDILDDIDNPAVIERVKGQVTDLCATFPVYVE; this is encoded by the coding sequence ATGTTCCACAAAAACCTAACGCTGACCCAGTACGACCCGGCGCTGGCCCAGGCCATCGCGGCCGAAGACCGCCGCCAGGAAGACCACATCGAGCTGATCGCCTCGGAAAACTACACCAGCCCGCAAGTCATGCAGGCTCAGGGCAGCGGCCTGACCAACAAGTACGCCGAAGGCTACCCGGGCAAGCGCTACTACGGCGGTTGCGAGTACGTCGACGTGGTCGAGCAGCTGGCCATCGACCGCGCCAAGGAGCTGTTCGGCGCCGACTACGCCAACGTCCAGCCGCATTCGGGCTCCTCGGCCAACAGCGCGGTGTACCTGGCATTGCTCAACGCCGGCGACACCCTGCTCGGCATGAGCCTGGCCCACGGCGGCCACCTGACCCACGGCGCCAAGGTTTCCTCCTCGGGCAAGCTGTACAACGCCGTGCAATACGGTATCGATGAGCAGGGCCTGATCGACTATGACGAGGTCGAGCGCCTGGCCGTCGAGCACAAGCCGAAGATGATCGTCGCCGGCTTCTCCGCCTATTCCCGCGTGCTGGATTTCGCCCGTTTCCGCGCGATTGCCGACAAGGTCGGCGCCTACCTGTTCGTCGACATGGCCCACGTCGCCGGACTGGTCGCGGCCGGGCTGTATCCCAACCCGGTGCCGTTCGCCGACGTGGTCACTACCACCACCCACAAGACCCTGCGCGGCCCGCGTGGTGGTCTGATCCTGGCGAAGAAGAACGAGGAGATCGAGAAGAAGCTCAACTCCGCCGTATTCCCGGGCGCCCAGGGCGGCCCGCTGATGCACGTGATCGCCGCCAAGGCGGTGTGTTTCAAGGAGGCGCTGGAGCCGGGCTTTCGCGACTACCAGGCGCAGGTGGTACAGAACGCCCGCGCGATGGCCGAAGTCTTCGTCGGCCGCGGTTATGACGTGGTGTCTGGCGGCACCGACAACCACCTGATGCTGGTCAGCCTGATCCGCCAAGGACTGACCGGCAAGGCCGCCGACGCCGCGCTGGGCAGCGCGCACATCACGGTGAACAAGAACGCCGTGCCCAACGACCCGCAGTCGCCATTCGTGACCTCGGGCATCCGCATCGGCACGCCGGCGGTGACCACGCGCGGTTTCGGCGAGGGCGAGTGCCGCGAGCTGGCCGGCTGGATCTGCGACATCCTCGATGACATCGACAATCCGGCGGTGATCGAGCGCGTCAAAGGCCAGGTCACCGACCTCTGCGCGACGTTCCCCGTCTATGTTGAATAA
- a CDS encoding L-serine ammonia-lyase, whose translation MSLSVFDLFKIGIGPSSSHTVGPMRAAVRFVDGLRRDDLLAATASVRVELYGSLGATGKGHGSDKAVLLGLEGELPERVDTALIPQRLETIRANGELKLGGERPIRFVEKEHLALIRKPLPYHPNGMIFRAFDAAGLQLRSREYYSVGGGFVVDDSAAGADRIVEDSTPLPYPFRSGAELLALCAEHGLSISALMRENERAWRPDEETRNGLQRIWQVMQDCVEAGCHNEGIMPGGLKVKRRAAAMYRQLSGNPEAALRDPLSVVDWVNLYALAVNEENASGGRVVTAPTNGAAGIVPAVLHYYMRFIPGANIEGVERFLLTAAAIGILYKENASISGAEVGCQGEVGVACSMAAGALCEVLGGTPPQVENAAEIGMEHNLGLTCDPVGGLVQVPCIERNAMGSVKAINAARLALRGDGHHFISLDKVIRTMRQTGADMKSKYKETARGGLAVNIIEC comes from the coding sequence ATGTCCCTGAGCGTTTTCGACCTGTTCAAGATCGGCATCGGGCCATCCAGTTCGCACACCGTCGGCCCGATGCGCGCCGCGGTGCGCTTCGTCGACGGCCTGCGTCGCGACGATCTGCTGGCCGCCACGGCGAGCGTGCGGGTGGAGCTGTACGGCTCGCTCGGCGCCACCGGCAAAGGCCACGGCAGCGACAAGGCCGTGCTGCTCGGCCTGGAAGGCGAACTGCCGGAGCGGGTCGACACTGCGCTGATCCCGCAGCGCCTGGAGACGATCCGCGCCAACGGCGAGCTGAAACTGGGCGGCGAGCGGCCGATCCGCTTCGTCGAGAAGGAACACCTGGCGTTGATCCGCAAGCCGCTGCCATACCATCCCAACGGCATGATCTTTCGTGCCTTCGACGCCGCTGGCTTGCAGCTGCGTTCGCGTGAGTACTACTCGGTGGGCGGCGGCTTCGTGGTCGACGACAGCGCTGCCGGTGCTGATCGCATCGTCGAGGACAGTACTCCGCTGCCCTACCCGTTCCGCAGCGGCGCCGAACTGCTGGCGCTGTGCGCCGAGCACGGTCTGTCGATCAGCGCGCTGATGCGCGAGAACGAGCGCGCCTGGCGCCCGGACGAGGAAACCCGCAACGGCCTGCAACGCATCTGGCAGGTCATGCAGGACTGCGTCGAAGCCGGCTGCCACAACGAGGGCATCATGCCCGGCGGGCTCAAGGTCAAGCGTCGTGCGGCGGCGATGTACCGCCAGCTGAGCGGTAACCCCGAGGCCGCCCTGCGCGACCCGCTGTCGGTAGTGGACTGGGTGAACCTCTACGCGCTGGCAGTGAACGAGGAGAACGCCAGCGGCGGACGCGTGGTTACCGCGCCCACCAACGGCGCGGCCGGTATCGTGCCGGCAGTGCTGCACTACTACATGCGCTTCATCCCGGGCGCCAACATCGAGGGCGTCGAGCGCTTCCTGCTCACGGCTGCGGCCATCGGCATCCTCTACAAGGAGAACGCCTCGATTTCCGGCGCCGAGGTCGGCTGCCAGGGCGAGGTCGGCGTGGCCTGTTCAATGGCCGCCGGAGCATTGTGCGAGGTGCTCGGCGGCACTCCGCCGCAGGTCGAGAACGCCGCCGAGATCGGCATGGAACACAACCTCGGCCTGACCTGCGACCCGGTCGGCGGGCTGGTGCAGGTGCCGTGCATCGAGCGCAACGCAATGGGCTCGGTGAAGGCGATCAACGCCGCGCGCCTGGCGCTGCGTGGCGACGGTCATCACTTCATCTCGCTGGACAAGGTTATCCGCACCATGCGCCAGACCGGTGCGGACATGAAGAGCAAGTACAAGGAAACCGCCCGCGGTGGGCTGGCCGTGAACATCATCGAATGTTGA
- the gcvT gene encoding glycine cleavage system aminomethyltransferase GcvT, with protein sequence MSLEKTPLHALHLELGAKMVPFAGYDMPVQYPLGVLKEHLHCREQAGLFDVSHMGQILLHGPQAAAALESLVPVDIIDLPVGMQRYALFTDENGGILDDLMVANLGNDRLFLVVNAACKEQDLTHLRKHIGDRCEIESLFESRALLALQGPRAVDVLARLAPDVTKMTFMNFARVAVAGIDCYVSRSGYTGEDGFEISVPAVAAEQLARALLAEPEVQPIGLGARDSLRLEAGLCLYGHDMSSATTPIDASLLWAISKVRRADGARAGGFPGAERIFAQQRDGVPSKRVGLLPQDRMPVREGAEIVDADGSPIGQVTSGGFGPSLGAPLAMGYVASSHAALDSEVWAVVRGKRVPMKVSKTPFVPQRYYRG encoded by the coding sequence ATGTCCCTGGAAAAAACTCCGCTGCACGCCCTACATCTGGAACTGGGCGCCAAGATGGTTCCGTTCGCCGGCTACGACATGCCGGTGCAATACCCGCTGGGCGTGCTCAAGGAACACCTGCACTGCCGCGAGCAGGCCGGTCTGTTCGACGTATCGCACATGGGCCAGATCCTGCTGCACGGCCCGCAGGCCGCGGCCGCGCTGGAAAGCCTGGTGCCGGTGGACATCATCGACCTGCCGGTGGGCATGCAGCGCTACGCGCTGTTCACCGACGAGAACGGCGGCATCCTCGACGATCTGATGGTCGCCAACCTGGGCAACGACCGGCTGTTCCTGGTGGTCAACGCCGCCTGCAAGGAGCAGGACCTTACCCATCTGCGCAAACACATCGGCGACCGCTGCGAGATCGAATCGCTGTTCGAGTCGCGCGCGCTGCTCGCCCTGCAGGGACCGCGCGCCGTCGACGTGCTGGCGCGCCTGGCGCCGGACGTGACGAAGATGACCTTCATGAACTTCGCGCGGGTCGCCGTGGCCGGCATCGACTGCTATGTCAGCCGCTCCGGCTACACCGGCGAGGACGGTTTCGAGATTTCCGTTCCGGCGGTCGCCGCCGAACAGCTCGCCCGCGCCCTGCTGGCCGAGCCGGAAGTCCAGCCGATCGGCCTCGGCGCGCGCGACTCGCTGCGCCTGGAAGCCGGCCTGTGCCTGTATGGCCACGACATGAGCAGCGCCACCACCCCCATCGATGCCAGCCTGCTGTGGGCCATCTCCAAGGTACGCCGCGCCGATGGCGCGCGGGCCGGCGGCTTCCCGGGTGCCGAGCGCATCTTCGCCCAGCAGCGCGACGGCGTGCCGAGCAAGCGCGTCGGCCTATTGCCGCAGGACCGCATGCCGGTACGCGAAGGTGCCGAGATCGTCGATGCCGATGGCAGCCCGATCGGCCAGGTCACCAGTGGCGGCTTCGGTCCCAGCCTGGGCGCGCCATTGGCGATGGGTTATGTCGCCAGTAGCCATGCTGCGCTCGACAGCGAGGTCTGGGCCGTGGTGCGTGGCAAGCGCGTGCCGATGAAAGTGTCCAAGACACCGTTCGTGCCGCAACGCTACTACCGCGGCTGA
- the trpB gene encoding tryptophan synthase subunit beta: MTQDSRFAAMPDANGYFGPYGGQLVPPHLKQAMDDINLAYEEIRQREDFQQELAALFADYVGRPSPIFHARRLSEQLGGAQIHLKREDLNHTGAHKINHCLGEALLAKFMGKQKVIAETGAGQHGVALATACALVGIPCEIHMGQVDIEKEHPNVTKMKILGCKLVPVTRGAATLKEAVDSAFEEYLKDPHNYIYAIGSVVGPHPFPKMVRDFQSIIGTEARAQFLAKHGRLPDQVVACVGGGSNAMGMFTAFLEDAAVDLVGIEPAGESLDKPGRHSATLSKGKPGELHGMACYVLEDAEGNPSPVHSIASGLDYPGVGPQHSYLKDLGRVNYQTATDQECLDAFMTLSRVEGIIPALESAHAVAWAIRAAPTLPQDTHILVNLSGRGDKDADYVARLLGL, translated from the coding sequence ATGACCCAAGACTCGCGCTTCGCCGCCATGCCTGATGCCAACGGATACTTCGGCCCCTATGGTGGCCAGCTGGTACCGCCGCATCTCAAGCAGGCCATGGATGACATCAATCTGGCCTACGAGGAAATCCGCCAGCGCGAGGACTTTCAGCAGGAACTGGCGGCCCTTTTCGCTGACTACGTCGGCCGGCCGAGCCCGATCTTCCATGCCCGACGCCTGTCCGAGCAGCTCGGTGGCGCGCAGATTCATCTCAAGCGCGAGGACCTGAACCACACCGGCGCGCACAAGATCAATCACTGCCTGGGCGAGGCGCTACTGGCCAAATTCATGGGCAAGCAGAAGGTGATCGCCGAAACCGGCGCCGGCCAGCACGGCGTGGCGCTGGCTACCGCCTGCGCGCTGGTGGGCATTCCCTGCGAGATCCACATGGGCCAGGTGGATATCGAGAAGGAACACCCCAACGTCACCAAGATGAAGATCCTCGGCTGCAAGCTGGTGCCGGTGACCCGCGGCGCGGCGACGCTCAAGGAAGCGGTGGACAGCGCCTTCGAGGAATACCTGAAGGACCCGCACAACTACATCTACGCCATCGGCTCGGTGGTCGGCCCGCATCCGTTCCCGAAGATGGTGCGCGACTTCCAGTCGATCATCGGTACCGAGGCGCGTGCGCAGTTCCTGGCCAAACATGGCCGTCTGCCCGATCAGGTCGTCGCCTGCGTGGGTGGCGGCTCCAATGCCATGGGCATGTTCACCGCGTTTCTTGAGGATGCCGCGGTCGACCTGGTTGGTATCGAGCCGGCCGGCGAGAGCCTGGACAAGCCCGGCCGTCACTCGGCCACGCTGTCCAAGGGCAAGCCGGGTGAGCTGCACGGCATGGCCTGCTACGTGCTAGAGGATGCCGAGGGAAATCCGTCGCCGGTGCACTCCATCGCGTCCGGGCTGGACTACCCCGGTGTCGGGCCGCAGCACAGCTATCTGAAGGATCTCGGCCGGGTGAACTATCAGACCGCGACCGATCAGGAATGCCTCGACGCGTTCATGACCCTGTCACGCGTGGAAGGCATCATCCCGGCGCTGGAAAGCGCCCACGCGGTAGCTTGGGCGATCCGTGCGGCGCCAACGCTGCCGCAGGACACGCACATCCTGGTCAACCTGTCCGGCCGTGGCGACAAGGACGCCGACTACGTCGCGCGCCTGCTGGGCCTGTAG